In Flavobacterium sp. N1736, the following are encoded in one genomic region:
- the gldM gene encoding gliding motility protein GldM yields the protein MAGGKLTPRQKMINLMYLVFIAMLAMNVSKEVISAFGLMNEKFESANKSSIETNTSLLTSLDQKAAEAKGEFATAAVTAHKVEAISKEFYDYIGTLKAQSIKGFEVEKETGKLPYEAMDRGDNIDDWFTGDGYTKKGNEIIAKIQKYKADMKAALGTDKKYANIISEIEKKFDVSDVKNKEGIKDKYLAYHFKGFPAIASAAKLSTWQNDVKKAETDVYNSALGKAAVAAASYSNYQAIVVLDKNAYFQGEKVTGKVVLGRYDENTKPTSFQGPGQIVNGQAVISLTAGGVGEQDINGQFTFLEDGKNIPLKFAGKYVVVPKPNSATISADKMNVVYRGVVNPISVSFAGVDANKIVASAPGLASAGKPGKYNMSPGQGTEATISVTGTLPNGDKVTDKKTFRIKGIPGPTGTIRGEMGVVKGPKSNLEIATIGAKLLDFDFEVGLDVVGFNLKVTGQPTVVVTGNRLNAQCKQILSRAGKGDQVTISEIKTKLVGAGSYLLPRTAPVIYEIQ from the coding sequence ATGGCAGGAGGAAAATTAACCCCTAGACAGAAGATGATTAACCTGATGTATCTGGTTTTCATCGCAATGTTAGCAATGAACGTATCAAAAGAAGTTATTTCTGCTTTTGGTTTGATGAACGAAAAATTTGAAAGTGCAAATAAAAGTTCGATTGAAACAAATACTTCATTATTAACATCTTTAGATCAAAAAGCTGCTGAAGCAAAAGGAGAATTCGCTACTGCTGCAGTTACTGCTCACAAAGTAGAAGCTATCTCAAAAGAATTTTATGATTATATTGGAACTTTAAAGGCTCAATCTATCAAAGGTTTTGAAGTAGAAAAAGAAACTGGAAAATTGCCTTATGAGGCGATGGATAGAGGAGATAATATCGACGACTGGTTTACAGGAGACGGTTACACTAAAAAAGGTAACGAAATTATCGCTAAAATTCAAAAATATAAAGCAGATATGAAAGCTGCTTTAGGAACAGATAAAAAATACGCTAATATTATATCTGAAATTGAAAAGAAATTTGATGTTTCTGATGTAAAAAACAAAGAAGGTATAAAAGACAAATACTTAGCTTATCACTTTAAAGGTTTCCCTGCAATTGCTTCGGCTGCAAAACTTTCAACTTGGCAAAATGACGTTAAAAAAGCTGAAACTGATGTTTACAACAGTGCTTTAGGAAAAGCAGCGGTTGCTGCTGCTTCTTATAGTAACTATCAAGCGATCGTTGTTTTAGATAAAAACGCTTATTTCCAAGGAGAGAAAGTAACCGGTAAAGTAGTTTTAGGCCGTTATGACGAAAATACAAAACCAACTTCATTCCAAGGTCCTGGACAAATTGTTAACGGACAAGCTGTTATTTCATTAACTGCCGGAGGTGTTGGAGAGCAAGATATTAATGGACAATTTACTTTCTTAGAAGATGGTAAAAACATTCCACTTAAATTTGCCGGAAAATACGTTGTAGTTCCTAAACCAAACTCAGCTACTATTTCTGCTGATAAAATGAATGTTGTGTATAGAGGTGTTGTTAACCCAATCTCTGTATCTTTTGCTGGTGTTGATGCTAACAAAATTGTTGCAAGCGCTCCAGGATTAGCTTCTGCTGGTAAACCAGGTAAATATAACATGAGCCCGGGTCAAGGTACAGAAGCTACAATTTCTGTAACAGGAACATTACCAAACGGAGATAAAGTTACAGATAAGAAAACATTCAGAATTAAAGGTATTCCTGGACCAACTGGTACAATTAGAGGTGAAATGGGTGTTGTTAAAGGACCTAAATCTAACTTAGAGATTGCTACAATTGGCGCTAAATTACTTGATTTTGATTTCGAAGTTGGTTTAGATGTTGTTGGATTTAACCTAAAAGTTACAGGACAGCCTACAGTTGTTGTTACTGGTAACAGATTAAATGCACAATGTAAACAAATTCTTTCAAGAGCTGGAAAAGGAGATCAGGTTACTATTTCTGAAATTAAAACTAAACTTGTTGGAGCTGGTAGTTATTTATTACCAAGAACTGCTCCGGTAATTTACGAAATACAATAA
- the gldN gene encoding gliding motility protein GldN, whose translation MKVRNFLIAIVSIAGGFASNAQSNLLNAKTPAQIGLKTPAQLISDNDKPLAYGYVDDRDVLMGKTTWEIIDLNEKINFPLYFPVDTANIGPDRRSLYDALTKAMKNGKITEVYSDSYFNTKKSMKDIQGSLSRIDTTDAGRELINQYPDDYKTHVVKKKVVTGTGKKKVVTYVDETVPPSRTVPAEYILKQDLTAADVTQYKIKGYWYFDKRQSELKYRLLGICPVTPDVYTMNSDEKDYIELFWIFYPNSREALHEAKAFNDSNSALPISFDQILNSRRFNAVVYKEENLYGDREIKEYMKDNAQNQLLESERVKEKIRNFEQDMWNY comes from the coding sequence ATGAAAGTAAGAAATTTTTTAATAGCTATTGTTTCTATAGCAGGAGGGTTCGCTTCTAATGCGCAATCTAATTTGCTTAATGCAAAAACACCTGCTCAGATAGGACTTAAAACACCTGCACAGCTTATCTCAGATAATGACAAGCCGTTGGCTTATGGTTACGTAGATGATAGAGATGTATTGATGGGAAAAACTACTTGGGAAATCATTGATTTGAATGAGAAAATTAATTTTCCATTATATTTTCCGGTAGATACAGCTAATATTGGCCCTGACAGACGTTCTCTATATGACGCTTTGACTAAAGCTATGAAAAATGGCAAAATAACTGAAGTGTATTCTGATAGTTATTTTAATACTAAAAAATCTATGAAGGACATCCAGGGATCATTGTCTCGTATTGATACAACGGATGCTGGTAGAGAGTTAATCAATCAATATCCTGATGACTACAAAACACATGTTGTGAAGAAAAAAGTAGTTACTGGTACAGGTAAAAAGAAAGTGGTAACTTATGTTGATGAAACAGTTCCGCCTTCAAGAACAGTTCCGGCTGAATATATCCTAAAACAAGACCTTACTGCAGCAGATGTAACGCAGTATAAAATTAAAGGATACTGGTATTTTGACAAACGTCAAAGTGAGTTGAAATATCGTTTACTAGGTATTTGCCCTGTAACACCGGACGTTTATACGATGAACAGTGACGAAAAGGATTATATCGAATTGTTTTGGATTTTCTATCCAAACTCAAGAGAAGCATTGCATGAAGCAAAAGCTTTTAATGACAGCAATTCGGCATTGCCAATTTCTTTCGATCAAATTTTAAATTCAAGACGTTTTAACGCTGTTGTCTACAAAGAAGAAAACTTGTACGGAGATCGTGAGATCAAAGAATACATGAAAGATAACGCACAAAATCAGTTGTTAGAATCTGAGAGAGTGAAAGAGAAGATCCGTAACTTCGAACAAGATATGTGGAACTATTAA
- the gldN gene encoding gliding motility protein GldN has translation MKVRNFLIAIVCVTASFASTAQSNLLNAKTADQIGQKSPAQLISDNDKPLSYGYVDDRDVLMGKTVWEIIDLNEKINFPLYFPVDSANIGADRRSLYDVLTKAMRTGKITEVYSDSYFNTKKTLKDIQGSLSRIDTTDAGRELINQYPDDFKTRVVKKKVVTGAGKKKVVTYVDQTIEPTRTVPAEYILKQDLTAADVTEYKIKGYWYFDKRESDLKYRLLGICPVTPDVYTMNSDEKDYIELFWVFFPNAREVLHEAKAFNDNNSARPISFDQILNSRHFNAVIYKEENMYGDREIKQYVKDNAQDQLFESERVKEKIRNFEENMWNY, from the coding sequence ATGAAAGTAAGAAATTTTTTAATCGCTATTGTTTGTGTCACTGCAAGTTTTGCTTCTACGGCACAATCGAATTTGCTTAATGCAAAAACAGCTGACCAAATTGGACAAAAGAGTCCTGCTCAGCTTATTTCAGACAACGACAAGCCATTGAGTTATGGTTATGTCGATGACAGAGATGTTTTAATGGGAAAGACAGTTTGGGAAATTATTGATTTGAATGAGAAAATCAATTTCCCGTTATATTTTCCTGTAGATAGTGCTAATATTGGTGCTGACAGGCGTTCACTTTATGACGTTTTAACCAAAGCAATGAGAACCGGTAAAATAACCGAAGTGTACTCTGATAGTTATTTTAATACTAAAAAAACTTTAAAAGATATTCAGGGATCGTTGTCTCGTATTGATACAACAGATGCGGGTAGAGAATTAATCAACCAATATCCTGATGACTTTAAGACGCGTGTTGTCAAGAAAAAAGTGGTTACAGGTGCAGGTAAAAAGAAAGTGGTAACTTATGTTGATCAAACAATTGAACCAACGAGAACTGTACCGGCTGAATACATCCTTAAACAAGATTTAACTGCAGCTGATGTTACGGAATATAAGATTAAAGGCTATTGGTATTTTGATAAACGTGAAAGTGATTTAAAATATCGTTTACTGGGCATATGTCCTGTAACTCCCGATGTTTATACTATGAATAGTGACGAGAAGGATTATATTGAACTATTCTGGGTGTTCTTTCCCAATGCGAGAGAGGTATTGCATGAAGCAAAAGCATTTAATGACAACAACTCAGCTCGCCCAATTTCATTTGATCAAATCTTAAATTCAAGACATTTTAACGCTGTTATTTATAAAGAAGAAAACATGTATGGAGATCGTGAGATCAAACAATACGTAAAAGACAATGCCCAAGATCAGTTGTTTGAATCTGAAAGAGTGAAAGAGAAAATTCGTAATTTCGAGGAAAATATGTGGAACTACTAA
- a CDS encoding NAD(P)/FAD-dependent oxidoreductase — MLDYLIVGSGLAGISFAEIALKNNKSILVIDNKSQVSSRVAGGLYNPVILKRFSEVWNAEEQLVIMDEFYNEIEAKLKTKLNFKLPILRKFFSIEEQNNWFAASDKKNLAPFLSTKIISKKYNGIDSPYDYGEVLHTGYVDTALLLDAYKEYLQENNLLLEEFFDSLYVEFFDFGVQYKNIKARHIIFAEGFGLHRNPFFNYLPLDGTKGELLIIKAPDLNLDVIVNTSVFILPMGNDLFKVGATYNWKDKTADPTEEGKQELVERIKEILTCDFEIVEHFGGVRPTVKDRRPLIGTHHERKSIHILNGLGTRGVMLGPSMAKALYDLIENKISLHPEIDIQRFHKKYLKSFISDRP; from the coding sequence ATGCTTGATTATTTAATTGTAGGATCCGGATTAGCCGGAATTTCATTTGCTGAAATAGCGCTCAAAAACAATAAATCTATTTTAGTAATTGATAATAAATCGCAAGTGTCTTCAAGAGTTGCCGGTGGTTTATACAACCCTGTTATTTTGAAGCGTTTTAGTGAAGTTTGGAATGCCGAAGAACAATTAGTTATAATGGATGAATTTTACAATGAAATAGAAGCTAAATTAAAAACTAAGCTTAATTTTAAACTTCCTATTTTAAGAAAGTTCTTTTCGATTGAAGAGCAAAATAACTGGTTTGCAGCTTCTGATAAAAAAAATCTGGCACCTTTTTTATCTACAAAAATAATTTCAAAAAAATATAACGGTATAGATTCACCATATGATTATGGCGAAGTTTTGCATACAGGCTATGTTGATACGGCTTTATTATTAGATGCTTATAAAGAATATTTGCAAGAGAATAATTTACTGTTAGAAGAGTTTTTTGATTCTCTATATGTTGAATTTTTTGATTTTGGAGTTCAGTATAAAAATATAAAAGCACGTCATATTATTTTTGCAGAAGGTTTTGGTTTGCATAGAAATCCGTTTTTTAATTATTTGCCCTTAGATGGAACAAAAGGGGAATTGCTAATTATAAAAGCACCGGATTTAAATCTGGATGTTATTGTAAATACCAGTGTTTTCATCCTTCCAATGGGAAATGATTTATTTAAAGTAGGCGCTACTTATAATTGGAAAGATAAAACTGCTGACCCTACAGAAGAAGGAAAACAGGAGCTCGTAGAGCGAATTAAAGAAATCCTGACGTGCGATTTTGAAATTGTAGAGCATTTTGGCGGAGTACGCCCAACAGTAAAAGACAGACGTCCTTTAATTGGAACACATCATGAGCGCAAATCAATTCATATTCTTAACGGATTAGGAACTCGTGGCGTGATGTTGGGTCCGTCAATGGCAAAAGCCTTGTATGATCTTATCGAAAATAAAATTTCTTTACATCCTGAAATAGATATTCAGAGATTTCATAAAAAATATTTGAAGTCTTTTATTTCTGACCGGCCGTAG
- a CDS encoding DUF983 domain-containing protein: protein MLKKGSKLNSILTGSCPKCQKESMYSDKNPLHLTKVLKMNDHCTHCGLKYQIEPSFFYGAMYVSYGLNVAVGIAAFIVSFVFFGTTIEQSFLTIVISLIVLFPFVLRLSRNLYINMFVSYDPTAGQK, encoded by the coding sequence ATGTTAAAAAAAGGATCCAAACTAAATAGTATTTTAACAGGAAGTTGTCCAAAATGCCAAAAAGAAAGCATGTATTCAGACAAAAATCCGCTTCATTTGACTAAAGTTCTAAAAATGAACGATCATTGTACACATTGCGGATTAAAATATCAAATTGAACCTTCCTTTTTTTACGGTGCAATGTATGTAAGTTATGGATTGAATGTTGCTGTAGGAATTGCAGCTTTTATTGTTTCATTTGTATTTTTTGGAACTACTATCGAACAATCTTTTTTAACAATTGTAATCTCTTTAATTGTATTGTTTCCTTTTGTATTAAGACTTTCGAGAAACTTATACATCAATATGTTCGTTTCTTATGATCCTACGGCCGGTCAGAAATAA
- a CDS encoding ABC-F family ATP-binding cassette domain-containing protein — protein sequence MLNIHNLSVSFGGTYLFEEVTFRLGAGDRVGLVGKNGAGKSTMLKMLAGDFAPDSGVISQEKDIRMGFLRQDIDFEQGRTVLEEAYEAFTEIKIVEKKLEQINHQLVTRTDYESEEYSQIIEDLSDYTHRFDLLGGYNYVGDTEKILLGLGFKREVFNNQTETFSGGWRMRIELAKLLLQSNDVLLLDEPTNHLDIESIIWLESFLRNYPGVVVIVSHDKMFLDNVTNRTIEISLGKAYDFNKPYSQYLELRHEIREKQLATQKNQAKKIEETEKLIEKFRAKASKASMAQSLIKKLDKVERIEVDEDDNSVMNISFPVSKEPGRVVVEAEHVTKAYGDKVILKDIDLLVERGSKIAFVGQNGQGKSTFIKAIVNEFEYQGNIKLGHNVQLGYFAQNQAEYLDGEITLLQTMEDAAMDTNRSKVRDMLGSFLFRGDDVEKKVKVLSGGERNRLALCKLLLQPINVLLMDEPTNHLDIKSKNVLKAALQKFGGTLLLVSHDRDFLQGMSNIVYEFKDQKIKEYLGDINYFLEQRNLENMREVEKKDVAKAAAPKESNKTSYEDQKKGKALQNKLSKVESQIKQLERDIQHDDKLLASSYDKHIEDASFFTAYKKKKKDLDQLLLDWEVVQEEIDNFNA from the coding sequence ATGCTTAATATACACAATCTTTCGGTTTCTTTTGGAGGAACATATTTATTTGAAGAAGTTACTTTTCGTTTAGGTGCCGGCGACCGCGTAGGTCTTGTTGGTAAAAATGGAGCCGGTAAGTCTACAATGCTTAAAATGTTAGCGGGAGATTTTGCTCCTGACTCTGGAGTTATTTCTCAGGAGAAAGATATCCGAATGGGTTTTTTACGTCAGGATATCGATTTTGAACAAGGAAGAACCGTATTAGAAGAAGCGTACGAGGCTTTTACCGAAATTAAGATTGTTGAAAAAAAACTGGAACAAATCAATCATCAATTGGTTACCAGAACTGATTATGAAAGTGAAGAATACAGCCAAATCATAGAAGATTTATCGGATTATACGCATCGTTTTGACCTTTTAGGAGGTTATAATTATGTAGGAGATACAGAGAAAATTCTTTTAGGATTAGGTTTCAAAAGAGAAGTATTCAATAACCAAACTGAAACATTTTCAGGAGGTTGGAGAATGCGTATTGAATTAGCCAAATTATTATTGCAGTCAAATGACGTTTTGCTTCTGGATGAGCCAACGAATCACCTGGATATCGAAAGTATTATTTGGCTAGAAAGTTTCCTGCGTAATTATCCTGGTGTTGTGGTAATTGTATCGCACGATAAAATGTTTTTGGATAATGTAACAAACCGTACAATCGAAATTTCATTAGGAAAAGCATACGATTTTAATAAGCCATATTCTCAATATTTAGAATTGCGTCATGAAATTCGTGAAAAGCAATTGGCGACTCAAAAGAATCAGGCGAAAAAAATTGAAGAAACAGAAAAGTTAATCGAGAAATTCCGTGCAAAAGCTTCAAAAGCTTCTATGGCGCAATCGTTGATTAAAAAATTAGATAAGGTAGAAAGAATTGAAGTTGATGAAGACGACAATTCTGTAATGAATATATCTTTTCCGGTTTCAAAAGAACCCGGAAGAGTAGTAGTTGAAGCCGAACATGTTACAAAAGCGTACGGTGATAAAGTTATTTTAAAAGATATTGATTTGTTAGTTGAACGTGGAAGCAAAATTGCTTTTGTGGGGCAAAACGGACAAGGAAAATCGACTTTTATTAAAGCGATTGTAAACGAATTCGAATATCAGGGAAACATCAAATTAGGGCATAATGTTCAATTGGGTTATTTTGCACAAAATCAGGCAGAATATCTGGATGGCGAAATCACTTTGCTTCAAACGATGGAAGACGCAGCAATGGACACGAACAGATCTAAGGTTCGTGATATGTTAGGTTCTTTCTTGTTTCGTGGCGATGATGTTGAGAAAAAAGTAAAAGTACTTTCAGGGGGTGAACGTAACCGTTTGGCACTTTGTAAGTTATTGTTACAGCCAATCAACGTTTTACTGATGGATGAGCCAACGAATCACTTGGATATTAAATCTAAAAATGTTCTAAAAGCAGCACTTCAAAAATTTGGAGGTACTTTATTACTGGTTTCGCACGATAGAGATTTCCTGCAGGGAATGTCGAATATTGTTTACGAATTTAAAGATCAAAAGATAAAAGAATATTTGGGCGATATCAACTATTTCTTAGAGCAGCGCAATCTTGAAAACATGCGTGAAGTCGAGAAAAAAGATGTTGCGAAAGCTGCTGCACCAAAAGAAAGCAATAAAACTTCATACGAAGATCAGAAGAAAGGTAAAGCGCTTCAAAACAAATTGAGTAAAGTTGAAAGCCAAATCAAACAATTAGAGAGAGACATTCAGCATGACGACAAATTGCTGGCTTCTAGTTATGATAAACATATTGAAGATGCTTCATTTTTTACAGCATACAAAAAAAAGAAGAAAGATCTGGATCAATTGCTTTTAGATTGGGAAGTTGTTCAGGAGGAGATTGATAATTTTAATGCTTAA